A section of the Clostridium sp. TW13 genome encodes:
- a CDS encoding amino acid permease, producing MNDEKNELKRGLQARHLNMIALGGSIGTGIFLAMGDTLNQAGPGGALVAYGLIGIMVYFLITSLGEMATHMPISGSFSSYATKFIDPALGFALGWNYWYNWAITIAAEMVAGSLIMKYWFPHVSGFVWSIIFLAIIVGLNVLSSKAYGESEYWFAGIKVFTVLVFLLIGVLMILGVINAGSDVGFHNYTIADGPFHGGIKSIFAIFLIAGFSFQGTELIGVAAGESENPEKTIPKAIKSVFWRILIFYLGTIIILGAIIPFTKAGVSTSPFTMVFQKVGIAQAASLMNAIILTSVLSAGNSGMYASSRMLYSMAKEGMAPKIFAKTNKRGVPVNALIITTIVASACFLTGIFAESTVYVWLVAASGLAGFIAWVGIAICHYRFRKAYIYQGKDLKDLKYQSKFYPLGPIMALLMCIIIILGQGYSCIKPEGIDFNGLIASYIGIPLFVVLYVWYKVKHKTKVIPLAEVDLEYHEEIENTEDNATVIKTENSLA from the coding sequence ATGAATGACGAAAAAAATGAATTAAAAAGAGGTCTACAAGCAAGACATTTAAACATGATAGCTTTAGGTGGCTCCATTGGAACAGGTATTTTTCTTGCTATGGGAGACACTCTAAATCAGGCTGGACCTGGTGGTGCACTGGTTGCTTATGGCCTAATAGGCATTATGGTATATTTTCTAATAACAAGCTTAGGAGAAATGGCAACTCATATGCCAATCTCAGGATCTTTCAGCTCCTATGCTACTAAATTTATTGACCCAGCTCTTGGATTTGCTCTTGGTTGGAACTATTGGTACAACTGGGCTATAACTATAGCAGCTGAAATGGTTGCAGGATCTTTAATCATGAAATATTGGTTTCCGCATGTAAGTGGATTTGTATGGAGCATAATATTCCTTGCAATAATAGTAGGCTTAAATGTTCTTTCATCTAAAGCCTATGGAGAATCTGAATATTGGTTTGCAGGAATAAAGGTATTTACTGTTCTTGTATTTTTACTAATTGGTGTTTTAATGATTTTAGGTGTTATAAATGCTGGAAGTGATGTAGGCTTCCATAACTACACAATAGCTGATGGCCCTTTCCATGGAGGAATAAAATCTATATTTGCTATTTTCCTAATTGCAGGTTTCTCCTTCCAAGGAACTGAACTTATAGGAGTTGCTGCTGGTGAAAGTGAAAATCCTGAAAAAACTATTCCAAAGGCAATTAAATCAGTCTTCTGGAGAATATTAATATTTTACTTAGGAACTATAATTATTTTAGGAGCTATAATACCATTTACTAAGGCAGGGGTTTCAACAAGCCCATTCACAATGGTATTCCAAAAAGTTGGTATAGCTCAAGCTGCTTCACTTATGAACGCAATAATTTTAACTTCAGTATTATCTGCTGGTAACTCTGGAATGTACGCTTCAAGCAGAATGTTATATTCAATGGCTAAAGAAGGCATGGCCCCAAAAATATTTGCAAAAACAAATAAAAGAGGTGTTCCTGTAAATGCCTTAATCATAACTACAATAGTTGCATCTGCTTGCTTCTTAACTGGTATTTTTGCAGAAAGCACAGTTTATGTTTGGCTAGTTGCAGCTTCTGGACTTGCTGGATTTATAGCTTGGGTAGGTATTGCAATCTGCCACTATAGATTTAGAAAAGCTTATATTTATCAAGGTAAAGATCTTAAAGATTTAAAATATCAATCAAAATTTTATCCTTTAGGACCTATAATGGCCTTATTGATGTGTATAATAATAATTTTAGGACAAGGTTACTCTTGTATAAAACCAGAAGGAATAGACTTTAACGGTCTAATAGCTTCTTATATAGGAATTCCACTTTTCGTTGTACTGTATGTTTGGTATAAAGTTAAACACAAGACAAAAGTTATTCCTTTAGCTGAAGTTGACCTTGAATACCATGAAGAAATTGAAAATACAGAAGATAATGCTACTGTAATAAAAACAGAAAATAGTTTAGCATAA
- a CDS encoding branched-chain amino acid ABC transporter permease gives MKAKNKFLNIALIAVVFLLLLAANYYFDSYRIRILNLCAIYTILGLSLNLINGFTGLFSLGHAGFIAIGAYTTALLTMSTKVKNQNFFMEPLIAPLNNIQLPFVVALVIAGLVAALIAFLIGAPALRLKGDYLAIATLGFAEIIRIILNNVQNVTNGALGLRGIPHNTNLYWTFGIAIVTIIVLVSLINSSYGRALKAIREDEIAAESMGISLFKHKVISFIVGAFFAGIGGGLLGSLMGTIDPNMFKFVLTFNIILIIVIGGMGSITGTIISAFFVTILGEVLRFLDMEKPIDLFLFKFTGISGLRMVVFSVLLMIIVLFFRNGIMGTKEITWKSLFGIFNKKPLKHGEE, from the coding sequence ATGAAAGCGAAAAATAAATTTTTAAATATAGCTCTTATTGCAGTTGTATTTTTACTATTATTAGCTGCAAATTACTACTTTGATTCATATAGAATAAGAATTTTAAATCTATGTGCGATATATACAATTCTTGGACTTAGTTTAAATTTAATTAATGGTTTTACAGGATTATTCTCTTTAGGACATGCTGGATTTATAGCTATAGGTGCTTATACAACTGCACTTCTTACAATGTCTACAAAGGTAAAAAATCAAAATTTCTTTATGGAGCCATTAATTGCTCCATTAAATAATATCCAATTACCTTTCGTGGTGGCATTGGTAATAGCAGGGCTTGTAGCTGCATTAATAGCCTTTTTAATCGGAGCTCCAGCTTTAAGACTTAAAGGAGACTATCTAGCTATAGCAACCTTAGGTTTTGCAGAAATAATAAGAATAATTTTAAATAATGTTCAAAATGTAACTAACGGTGCCTTAGGACTAAGAGGAATTCCTCATAATACAAATTTATATTGGACCTTTGGAATTGCAATTGTAACTATAATAGTTCTTGTGTCTTTAATTAATAGTTCTTACGGAAGAGCTTTAAAGGCAATAAGAGAAGACGAAATTGCAGCTGAAAGTATGGGAATAAGTTTATTTAAACATAAGGTTATATCTTTTATTGTTGGTGCTTTTTTTGCAGGAATAGGTGGAGGACTTTTGGGAAGCTTAATGGGAACTATAGATCCGAATATGTTTAAGTTTGTTCTTACATTTAATATAATTCTTATAATTGTAATTGGAGGTATGGGAAGTATTACTGGGACAATTATCTCAGCTTTCTTTGTAACAATTTTAGGAGAAGTATTAAGATTTTTAGATATGGAAAAACCAATTGATTTGTTTTTATTCAAATTTACAGGAATATCTGGACTTAGAATGGTAGTTTTTTCAGTTTTACTTATGATTATAGTATTATTCTTTAGAAATGGAATTATGGGGACAAAGGAGATTACTTGGAAATCTCTATTTGGAATTTTTAATAAAAAACCTCTAAAGCACGGGGAGGAATAG
- a CDS encoding AAA family ATPase, which translates to MKKYLMLIGSPPACGKTYVSTEIAKRLPNPVYLDKDTIIPLSKMVFAAANEPYNRDSAFFKEYVRNAEYDAIMDVAFESLQFNTHVMVNAPFAKEFKNEAYISNLKEKLKEYDAELVQIWVHCDVDVCHQRMIERDSERDIWKLQNWDEYISGQDFSIPQVEGIHVVDNSGSDKVQADIEKVLKVL; encoded by the coding sequence ATGAAGAAATATTTAATGCTTATAGGCTCTCCACCTGCTTGTGGAAAGACTTATGTATCAACTGAGATTGCTAAAAGACTTCCAAATCCAGTTTATTTGGACAAGGACACTATAATACCTTTATCTAAGATGGTATTTGCTGCGGCTAATGAGCCTTATAATAGAGATTCAGCATTTTTCAAAGAATATGTTAGAAATGCTGAATATGATGCAATAATGGATGTAGCTTTTGAATCTCTACAATTCAACACACATGTAATGGTTAATGCTCCATTTGCAAAAGAATTTAAAAATGAAGCTTACATCAGTAATCTAAAAGAAAAGCTTAAAGAGTACGATGCTGAGTTAGTTCAAATTTGGGTTCATTGTGATGTAGATGTTTGCCATCAAAGAATGATTGAAAGAGACTCTGAAAGAGATATTTGGAAGCTTCAAAATTGGGACGAGTATATTAGCGGTCAAGATTTTTCAATTCCTCAAGTTGAAGGAATTCATGTAGTGGACAACTCTGGTTCAGATAAAGTTCAAGCTGATATAGAGAAGGTACTAAAGGTATTATAG
- a CDS encoding branched-chain amino acid ABC transporter permease: MTFSIFMQHLTNGISLGSLYALIAIGYTMVYGILKLINFAHGDIFMMAAYFAFFGVATFHLPWYFAFIIAIALTGVLGVSIEFTAYRPLRNAPKISILISAIGVSFLLENLAVVLFGGRPKAFPTPKILTDGIVIGGVSIQNLTFIIPLVTALLLFGLLHLVNNTNIGMAMRAVSKDVETARLMGIKVNRVISFTFAIGSMLAAVGAMMWSAKYPQIVALMGMIPGLKCFIAAVIGGIGDIKGAVIGGFILGIGEIMLVAFLPGLTGYRDAFAFVLLIVILLFKPTGIMGKNLTEKV; encoded by the coding sequence ATGACTTTTAGTATATTTATGCAACATTTAACAAATGGAATTTCTCTGGGAAGTTTATATGCTCTTATTGCTATAGGATACACTATGGTTTATGGAATATTAAAGCTTATAAATTTTGCCCATGGTGATATATTTATGATGGCAGCCTACTTTGCATTCTTTGGAGTAGCAACCTTCCATCTTCCTTGGTACTTTGCCTTTATTATAGCCATAGCATTAACAGGGGTTCTTGGTGTATCTATTGAATTTACAGCCTATAGACCTCTTAGAAATGCACCCAAGATTTCTATATTGATTTCTGCTATTGGTGTTTCGTTTTTACTTGAAAATTTAGCAGTAGTTTTATTTGGTGGAAGACCAAAGGCCTTCCCAACACCAAAGATACTTACTGATGGAATTGTTATTGGCGGAGTTTCAATTCAAAATCTTACATTTATAATTCCTTTAGTAACAGCATTATTATTATTTGGACTATTACATTTAGTTAATAATACAAATATAGGTATGGCAATGAGAGCAGTATCAAAGGACGTTGAAACTGCTAGGCTTATGGGAATAAAAGTTAACAGAGTAATATCTTTTACTTTTGCTATAGGTTCAATGTTAGCAGCTGTAGGAGCTATGATGTGGTCAGCTAAATATCCGCAAATAGTTGCACTTATGGGAATGATCCCAGGATTAAAGTGCTTTATAGCAGCTGTTATAGGCGGTATCGGTGATATTAAAGGGGCAGTTATTGGGGGCTTTATTCTTGGAATTGGGGAAATTATGTTAGTAGCTTTCTTACCAGGATTAACAGGTTACAGAGATGCCTTTGCCTTCGTACTTTTAATTGTAATATTGTTATTTAAGCCTACAGGAATAATGGGCAAAAATCTAACAGAGAAGGTGTAA
- a CDS encoding ABC transporter substrate-binding protein: MKRKISLLLALAMTTSLILVSCTPKSKTKVQVDSNVIKIGVFEPMTGANAAGGQLEVEGVKLANKLYPTVLGKKVELVFADNKSDKVEAASAASNLVEQEKVNAIIGSWGSGNSMAAGDIVQEAKVPAVGASCTNPLVTAGNDYYFRVCFIDPFQGTVMAKYAAQKLKAKKVALLQEVSSDYSVGICKFFTDAFEKITGDKNAIVAKSSYNTGDQDFSAQLTNIKGKNPDVIFAPGNFTEGALIIKQARQLGITTPIIGGDTWETPEFTEIGGSAVEGTVFSTFFASETPITKESKTFLDAYRKEYNKEPSAVTALSYDAYLVILDAIKRANSTDPVKIRDEIAKTKNYPGAAGVITIDENNNAVKDAVLKVVKNGKFTYLDTIKPE, encoded by the coding sequence ATGAAAAGGAAAATTTCTTTATTATTAGCATTAGCGATGACAACTTCACTGATTTTAGTAAGCTGTACACCTAAATCAAAAACTAAAGTTCAAGTTGACAGCAATGTTATAAAGATTGGAGTATTTGAGCCTATGACTGGTGCAAATGCTGCTGGAGGACAACTTGAAGTAGAAGGGGTAAAACTTGCAAATAAGCTTTATCCAACAGTTCTTGGTAAAAAGGTTGAGTTAGTGTTTGCTGATAACAAATCAGATAAGGTTGAAGCAGCTAGTGCAGCATCAAATCTTGTGGAACAAGAAAAGGTAAATGCAATCATAGGAAGTTGGGGAAGTGGAAATTCTATGGCTGCAGGAGACATAGTTCAAGAAGCAAAAGTTCCAGCGGTTGGAGCTTCGTGTACAAATCCTTTAGTAACTGCAGGAAATGATTATTATTTTAGAGTTTGCTTTATTGATCCTTTTCAAGGAACAGTAATGGCAAAATATGCGGCTCAAAAATTAAAGGCTAAGAAGGTTGCACTTCTTCAAGAAGTATCTAGTGACTATTCAGTTGGTATTTGTAAATTCTTCACAGATGCTTTTGAAAAAATTACAGGGGATAAGAATGCAATTGTTGCTAAGTCAAGTTACAACACAGGGGATCAAGATTTTTCAGCTCAGCTTACAAATATAAAAGGAAAGAATCCAGATGTAATCTTTGCTCCAGGAAACTTTACGGAAGGAGCTTTAATAATTAAGCAAGCTAGACAATTAGGAATCACAACTCCAATAATAGGTGGGGATACTTGGGAAACACCTGAGTTTACTGAAATAGGAGGATCAGCAGTGGAAGGTACAGTATTTTCAACTTTCTTTGCTAGTGAAACACCTATAACCAAAGAATCTAAGACATTCCTAGATGCTTATAGAAAAGAATATAATAAGGAACCATCAGCAGTTACTGCATTGTCTTATGATGCTTACTTAGTTATATTAGATGCAATAAAAAGAGCAAATTCTACAGATCCAGTAAAGATAAGAGATGAAATTGCTAAAACTAAAAATTATCCTGGTGCTGCAGGAGTTATTACTATAGATGAAAATAATAACGCAGTAAAGGATGCAGTATTAAAGGTAGTTAAGAATGGAAAGTTTACTTATCTTGATACAATAAAACCAGAATAA